A single Cannabis sativa cultivar Pink pepper isolate KNU-18-1 chromosome 7, ASM2916894v1, whole genome shotgun sequence DNA region contains:
- the LOC115696639 gene encoding uncharacterized protein LOC115696639, with product MDFTKVIIQKNYAPNTTVGSDCFPIYKRPHNGVYVKLRGSKLDNRWVVPYNPYLLAKFDCHINVEIYSTVKAVKYLYKYIYKGHDRVAFNLSSEESINEVDEIKQYQCGRWITPPEAMWRIYGFIINEMYPSVYSLHLHLEDQQSITFHGNADLNNILNSDRYQKSMLTEFFATNKVDENAKRLLYKEFPQHYVWDNQHKQWTPRKKKKVIGRIVTANPLEGERYYLRSLLSHVRGPTSFEDLRSIDGIVAPTFRDAATMRGLLQTDNTLEDCLQEASIFQMPNSLRRLFATILVFCNPNNPRYLWERFEKDMSVDYKTSEDSTSNVSIEALKSIALAIESMGKDINTFNLIDNHISFDDEEIQTREINDELDGPGGTGKTFLYKALLAKIRSTNLVALATASSGVAASFFLVGELHIQGLNFPFILEIKTHVP from the exons ATGGATTTTACAAAAGTAATTATCCAAAAAAACTATGCACCAAACACAACTGTAGGTAGTGATTGCTTTCCTATCTATAAGCGTCCACATAATGGGGTATATGTTAAACTAAGAGGAAGCAAATTAGACAATCGTTGGGTTGTTCCATATAATCCATATTTACTAGCAAAATTTGATTGTCACATTAATGTCGAAATTTACTCAACGGTAAAAGCAGTCAAATATCTCTACAAGTACATTTACAAAGGTCATGATCGGGTTGCTTTTAACTTGTCTTCGGAAGAAAGTATTAATGAAGTGGATGAAATCAAACAATATCAGTGTGGTCGATGGATCACCCCTCCAGAAGCTatgtggagaatatatggatttattattaatgaaatgTATCCATCAGTATATAGCTTACATTTACATCTTGAAGATCAACAATCAATCACTTTCCATGGAAATGCAGatctaaataatattttaaattcagacCGTTATCAAAAATCTATGCTAACAGAATTCTTTGCCACCAACAAAGTAGATGAAAATGCAAAAAGACTACTATACAAAGAATTTCCACAACATTACGTATGGGACAATCAACACAAACAATGGACTCCacggaaaaagaaaaaagtaataGGACGAATTGTTACAGCAAATCCCCTTGAAGGTGAAAGATATTATCTCCGATCACTACTAAGCCATGTAAGAGGACCTACATCCTTCGAAGATCTAAGATCTATTGATGGAATAGTAGCTCCAACATTTCGTGATGCAGCAACAATGCGTGGTCTTCTCCAAACAGATAATACCTTAGAAGATTGTTTGCAAGAAGCATCGATATTCCAAATGCCAAACAGTTTGAGACGGTTATTTGCAACAATATTGGTCTTCTGTAATCCTAATAATCCAAGATATCTATGGGAACGATTCGAAAAAGACATGTCAGTAGATTACAAAACATCAGAAGATTCCACTTCAAACGTAAGCATCGAAGCACTGAAGTCAATTGCTTTAGCGATTGAGTCAATGGGGAAAGATATTAACACATTCAATCTCATAGACAACCACATCTCATTTGATGATGAAGAAATTCAGACAAGAGAAATCAACGATGAACTAG ATGGACCTGGTGGAACTGGAAAAACATTCTTATACAAGGCTCTTTTGGCTAAAATAAGATCAACAAATTTAGTAGCTTTAGCAACTGCATCTTCAGGTGTTGCTGCATCATTCTTCCTGGTGGGAGAACTGCACATTCAAGGTTTAAACTTCCCCTTCATACTGGAgataaaaacacatgttccgtGA
- the LOC115722343 gene encoding diacylglycerol kinase 1-like: MMLSSNYYFVFCVRVFFVSSGFNDCQCKGSCCFQIHLSIFLHKFFFPTAFNGLLLFTRNLFVSFFRGDSFTLLSTTLIWVVWQNEDENYDNFDLQSIHDKILEVVSITETWHLGKLQVGLSRAPRLAQGQSIKIQLLAAFPVQIDGEPWFQQSCTLAISHHGQAFMLKRAAVEPLGHAAAIITDVLENAETNSVINASQKRALLQEMALRP; encoded by the exons ATGATGCTTtctagtaattattattttgttttctgtGTTCGTGTTTTTTTTGTAAGTTCAGGATTTAATGATTGTCAGTGCAAGGGGTCATGCTGTTTTCAAATCCATCTTTCGATATTCCTccacaaatttttttttcctacaGCATTTAACGGTTTGCTTTTATTCACTCGGAACTTGTTCGTATCTTTTTTTAGAGGAGATTCATTCACCCTACTAAGTACAACCCTTATATGGGTGGTGTGGCAAAATGAGGATGAAAATTATGATAATTTTGATCTCCAATCTATTCATGATAAAATACTTGAGGTCGTTAGCATAACAGAAACTTGGCACCTTGGAAAGCTTCAG GTGGGACTTTCTCGGGCTCCAAGGCTTGCACAAGGTCAGTCAATCAAGATACAGCTACTTGCTGCATTTCCTGTTCAAATTGATGGGGAACCATGGTTTCAACAATCATGTACATTGGCTATATCTCATCATGGCcag GCTTTCATGTTGAAGAGGGCTGCGGTGGAACCACTTGGTCATGCAGCAGCCATAATTACAGATGTCCTTGAGAATGCAGAGACCAACAGTGTTATCAATGCTTCACAAAAGCGGGCTCTCCTTCAAGAAATGGCATTGAGGCCTTAA
- the LOC115696638 gene encoding uncharacterized protein LOC115696638, giving the protein MTRKQHLEAFDQMLKDITDSDLPFGGKVVVFGGDFRQVLPVVRKGTREEQVQSSLVYSYLWSTLTKFRLIENMRAKLDPAFSNYVLEVGNGMPPNTVNEMIKIPHQMLIPYVEEKISVDQLIEDVFNNLIDFSNNISTMMNRAILTPKNDFVDEINTLLINRFPGEAQRYYSYDETIDVSEQPVMEDLLHKLTPNGLPPHELILKKNCPIMLLRNINASEGLCNGTRLICRGFDRNIIDAEIAVGHYIGKRVFIPRIPFLPNVDENTGFPFKRTQFPIRLSFAMTINKSQGQTLDYVGIYLPQPVFSHGQLYVALSRAQTSSTVKILIRPVSSQKLAKNYTKNIVFTELLELSRLSL; this is encoded by the coding sequence AtgacaagaaaacaacatttagAAGCATTTGACCAAATGCTAAAGGATATTACTGATTCAGATCTACCATTCGGAGGAAAAGTAGTTGTTTTTGGTGGAGATTTTAGACAAGTTTTACCAGTAGTTCGTAAAGGTACAAGAGAAGAACAAGTTCAATCAAGTTTGGTATATTCATATTTGTGGTCTACATTAACCAAATTCCGATTAATAGAAAACATGCGAGCAAAATTAGATCCAGCATTCTCAAATTATGTACTAGAAGTTGGAAACGGGATGCCTCCAAACACAGTTAATGAAATGATAAAAATACCACACCAAATGCTTATTCCATACGTTGAAGAAAAGATTTCCGTTGATCAACTCATAGAAGATGTTTTCAACAACCTTAttgatttttcaaacaatatttCAACTATGATGAATCGAGCAATATTAACACCGAAAAATGATTTTGtagatgaaataaacacattgtTAATTAATAGATTCCCTGGTGAAGCACAACGGTATTACAGTTATGACGAAACCATAGATGTATCTGAACAACCTGTAATGGAAGACTTATTACACAAATTAACTCCTAATGGACTCCCGCCACATGAATTAATACTTAAGAAGAATTGTCCAATAATGCTACTCAGAAACATAAATGCTTCAGAAGGACTATGCAATGGAACCCGCCTAATTTGCAGAGGTTTTGATCGAAATATCATAGACGCAGAAATTGCAGTGGGACATTATATTGGAAAAAGAGTATTCATACCAAGGATTCCGTTCTTACCTAATGTTGATGAAAATACTGGGTTTCCATTCAAAAGAACTCAATTCCCAATTAGATTAAGTTTTGCAATGACGATAAATAAGTCACAAGGACAAACACTGGATTATGTTGGTATTTATTTGCCTCAACCAGTATTCTCACATGGCCAATTATATGTAGCTTTATCAAGGGCACAAACATCATCTACAGTAAAGATTTTAATACGACCAGTATCATCTCAGAAACTtgcaaaaaattacacaaaaaatattgtatttactGAATTACTTGAATTGTCAAGATTAAGTTTATAA